The Methanoregula boonei 6A8 genome has a window encoding:
- a CDS encoding family 1 encapsulin nanocompartment shell protein translates to MANVYLGRDEAPIGAESWKLIDDVAVQAAKGQLAGRRLLAIEGPYGFGLKAIPLGDYALEDGISASVSLPLSLIRTEFSLGKRDLAAYERDHLILDTAPVACAAMDAAAKEDRIIFNGLAGTPGLLNAEGAGSLTLSKWDKVGAAADQIIDAVTKLDAAGFHGPYSLALAPAQYNLLLRRYPQGDGTELDHVSSIVGDGVIKAPVLKKGGVLVASGSQYASVALGQDLAVGYNGPVGDLLEFQIYESLALIVRAPESILVLK, encoded by the coding sequence ATGGCAAATGTATATCTCGGACGCGACGAGGCACCCATTGGTGCAGAGTCCTGGAAACTGATCGATGATGTGGCAGTCCAGGCAGCAAAAGGCCAGCTTGCCGGGCGCAGGCTGCTTGCAATCGAAGGGCCGTACGGATTCGGGCTCAAGGCAATTCCCCTTGGGGACTATGCCCTTGAGGACGGGATTAGCGCGAGCGTCTCGCTCCCGCTCTCCCTGATCCGGACCGAGTTCTCGCTGGGCAAGCGCGATCTTGCGGCCTATGAACGCGATCACCTCATCCTTGACACGGCCCCGGTGGCCTGTGCAGCCATGGATGCAGCGGCAAAGGAGGACCGGATCATCTTTAACGGCCTTGCCGGGACCCCGGGCCTCCTCAACGCGGAAGGTGCCGGATCGCTCACCCTTTCAAAGTGGGACAAGGTCGGAGCCGCTGCAGACCAGATTATCGATGCGGTGACCAAACTCGACGCAGCAGGATTCCACGGGCCCTACAGCCTTGCACTTGCGCCGGCCCAGTACAACCTCCTCCTCAGGCGGTACCCGCAGGGAGACGGGACCGAGCTCGACCACGTCTCGTCTATTGTGGGCGACGGTGTGATTAAGGCCCCGGTACTCAAGAAGGGTGGCGTGCTCGTTGCCTCGGGCAGCCAGTATGCCTCGGTTGCGCTTGGCCAGGATCTCGCAGTCGGGTATAATGGCCCGGTCGGGGATCTCTTGGAGTTCCAGATCTACGAGAGCCTTGCGCTCATTGTCCGGGCACCTGAATCCATCCTCGTGCTCAAGTGA
- the groES gene encoding co-chaperone GroES gives MAIVPIGERVLIRPKEAEEVTKSGIYIPETAQEKKKEGTVIAIGTKDDGKPLPLKAGDHVIYGGYSADKVEIDNENYVFVPFKDVLAKIE, from the coding sequence ATGGCGATTGTTCCCATAGGAGAACGGGTCTTAATCCGGCCCAAAGAAGCCGAAGAAGTAACAAAGAGCGGGATTTACATTCCCGAAACCGCCCAGGAAAAGAAAAAAGAAGGGACGGTCATTGCCATCGGAACCAAAGATGACGGAAAGCCGCTCCCTCTCAAGGCGGGCGACCATGTCATTTATGGCGGGTACAGTGCGGACAAAGTCGAGATAGACAACGAGAATTACGTCTTTGTACCGTTCAAGGACGTGCTCGCGAAGATCGAGTGA
- a CDS encoding ferritin family protein, translating into MPDFFNPFSGMVPERKLTKEELIRVVRLDVAGELEAIHGYMAHAEATDNELAKAVLTDIANEERVHVGELLRLLSILTGNEDEFYKKGTLEVDTLAGQIGAAGAAAPVTKEEPTIGSLKNTKEA; encoded by the coding sequence ATGCCTGACTTTTTCAACCCGTTCAGCGGAATGGTCCCGGAACGCAAACTGACCAAAGAAGAACTTATTCGTGTCGTCCGGCTCGATGTTGCCGGGGAGCTTGAAGCAATCCACGGGTATATGGCCCATGCAGAGGCGACCGACAACGAGCTTGCAAAGGCGGTCCTTACCGATATCGCCAATGAAGAGCGCGTGCATGTCGGGGAACTCCTGCGGCTCCTTTCCATCCTTACCGGTAACGAGGATGAATTCTATAAGAAAGGAACGCTTGAAGTGGACACCCTTGCAGGACAGATCGGGGCTGCCGGCGCTGCTGCACCCGTGACAAAGGAAGAACCGACAATAGGTTCGCTCAAGAACACAAAGGAGGCATAA
- a CDS encoding winged helix-turn-helix domain-containing protein — translation MIRQIVIRQVDRPLAPGEDEEIHWFFHSFGIGEGRDTDRVATQVIVTLLDHRPTGEGVPVEQIAADLNITPSRVNHHIRNLIDAGILYRHRKLIYLRGSTLRSMVQELRKDALRMFDDLESVADGIDREYGTRRE, via the coding sequence ATGATCCGGCAGATCGTGATCCGACAGGTGGACCGGCCCCTGGCACCCGGTGAGGACGAGGAGATCCACTGGTTCTTCCATTCGTTTGGGATCGGTGAGGGGCGGGACACGGACCGGGTGGCAACCCAGGTGATCGTCACGCTGCTTGATCACCGCCCCACGGGCGAGGGGGTACCGGTGGAGCAGATAGCCGCCGATCTTAACATTACTCCCTCCCGGGTAAACCATCACATCCGGAACCTGATCGATGCCGGCATCCTGTACCGGCACCGGAAACTGATCTATCTGCGGGGCAGCACGCTCCGGTCAATGGTGCAGGAGCTCAGAAAAGATGCGCTCCGGATGTTTGACGATCTCGAAAGCGTGGCAGACGGGATCGACCGGGAATATGGGACCCGAAGGGAGTAA
- the uvrC gene encoding excinuclease ABC subunit UvrC, whose protein sequence is MIDTAGLPENPGCYLYSDADGRIIYVGKAKNLKKRVSSYFTKKDHDPKTRSLVAHIASVDFVVTGTETEAFLLENTLIKKHQPKYNIDLKDAKRYAWIELTREEFPRLVIARRATDDGTFFGPFVSAAERDRVLAVAKKVFHLRTCKKLPKRPCLRRHMQSCSAPCTGKVSPAEYDENVKKAALLLKGKSTELLDELRHEMAERASREEYERALVLRNEINAIGHLADRQHVERRREYDQDVIAYQVTDGKAYLTVFNVERGTLANKEEFTFEAGEDILEEFLVQYYSDREPPNELILGHETDPALAGFLSEKKGRQVEIVVPQRGEKRQLLDLARKNLEIAFFRDTLKSAELGAALGLPHPPAVIECFDISHLSGTAMVGSMVQFRDGRPDKSGYRRFKIKTVEGIDDFASIAEVVKRRYTRLIDEHAPFPDLVIIDGGKGQLSAAQESLAALGASAQPVIAIAKREEEIYTPHNALPLRLDKKSIALRYVHEIRDEAHRFAITYNRLLRKKKVIT, encoded by the coding sequence ATGATCGATACCGCAGGCCTTCCCGAGAACCCCGGCTGCTACCTCTATTCAGATGCGGACGGGAGGATCATCTATGTGGGAAAGGCAAAGAACCTCAAAAAGCGGGTATCGAGCTATTTCACAAAAAAGGATCACGACCCCAAGACCCGGAGCCTGGTTGCCCATATCGCCTCGGTGGATTTCGTTGTCACCGGCACGGAGACCGAGGCTTTCCTTCTCGAAAACACACTCATCAAAAAGCACCAGCCCAAGTACAACATCGATCTCAAGGACGCCAAGCGCTATGCCTGGATCGAGCTCACCCGGGAAGAGTTCCCGCGCCTGGTGATCGCCCGGCGGGCAACGGATGATGGCACATTTTTTGGGCCGTTTGTCTCTGCGGCCGAACGGGACCGGGTGCTTGCCGTGGCAAAAAAAGTCTTCCATCTGCGGACCTGCAAAAAACTCCCCAAGCGCCCCTGCCTCCGGCGCCACATGCAGTCCTGCAGCGCTCCCTGCACGGGAAAGGTAAGCCCGGCAGAGTATGATGAGAACGTAAAAAAGGCAGCCCTGCTCCTGAAGGGGAAGTCCACCGAGCTGCTCGATGAGCTCAGGCACGAGATGGCAGAACGGGCATCCCGTGAGGAGTACGAGCGGGCGCTCGTACTGAGAAACGAGATTAACGCAATCGGGCACCTTGCGGACCGGCAGCATGTGGAGAGGCGGCGGGAGTACGATCAGGATGTGATCGCGTACCAGGTAACGGACGGGAAGGCATACCTCACCGTGTTCAATGTGGAACGGGGAACGCTTGCAAACAAGGAGGAGTTCACCTTTGAAGCCGGCGAAGATATCCTTGAAGAGTTTCTCGTTCAGTACTACTCGGATCGCGAACCCCCAAACGAGCTGATCCTCGGTCACGAGACCGACCCCGCGCTTGCCGGGTTCCTTTCGGAAAAGAAGGGCCGGCAGGTAGAGATAGTAGTGCCGCAGCGGGGAGAGAAGAGACAGCTCCTGGACCTGGCAAGAAAGAACCTGGAGATCGCGTTCTTCCGCGACACCCTCAAGAGCGCTGAGCTGGGCGCAGCCCTTGGCCTGCCGCATCCCCCTGCCGTGATCGAGTGCTTTGATATCTCGCACCTTTCCGGCACCGCCATGGTAGGATCGATGGTGCAGTTCCGGGACGGCAGGCCGGACAAGTCCGGCTACCGGCGCTTTAAGATCAAAACCGTAGAGGGTATTGATGATTTTGCCTCGATCGCAGAAGTGGTAAAACGGCGGTACACCCGGCTCATCGATGAGCATGCCCCGTTCCCGGACCTTGTCATTATTGACGGGGGAAAAGGACAGCTTTCAGCAGCACAGGAATCGTTGGCAGCGCTCGGGGCCAGCGCCCAGCCGGTCATTGCGATTGCAAAACGCGAAGAGGAGATCTACACTCCTCATAATGCACTTCCGCTCAGGCTCGACAAAAAAAGCATCGCCCTCCGTTACGTCCATGAGATCCGGGACGAGGCGCACCGTTTCGCTATCACCTACAATCGCCTGCTTCGGAAAAAGAAGGTCATTACCTGA
- the groL gene encoding chaperonin GroEL (60 kDa chaperone family; promotes refolding of misfolded polypeptides especially under stressful conditions; forms two stacked rings of heptamers to form a barrel-shaped 14mer; ends can be capped by GroES; misfolded proteins enter the barrel where they are refolded when GroES binds), with protein sequence MAGSKQLVFNEEARKSLLAGVNKVADTVKITLGPKGRYVVIDKATSPIVTNDGVTIAKEIALHDKFENMGAKLVKEVAQKTQDKTGDGTTTATLLAQSMIVEGLKNITSGSNPIEVKKGIDAAVNASVGYIKTTSVPVKDRAKIVQVATISANNDEEIGTLISEAMEKVGYNGLISVEDAKSLETSLDVVKGMQFDRGFISPYMVTDNEKMVCEYEDCSILITDKKISSVKQMIPVLEMVASEGKPLLIIADDVEGEAQAALFLNIIRGALKVCAVKAPGYGDDRKAILEDIAILTGATVISEEKGMKIDGVTKRELGQAHVIRVDSEKTLIVGGRGEKKAVEDRMTLIQSQINIADSEYKKEELKKRLGNLGGGVAVIKVGAVTETELKEKKMRMDDALNATKAAVEEGVVVGGGITLFRAIESLDTLKFEDDRRVGVSIVKRALEEPIRQIAKNSGIEGAEVIAKIREHKNKHYGYNAKTGIYEDLMENGVIDPAKVVRIGLQNAGSIAGLILSTEVLITDFNDEKDQKSAAIII encoded by the coding sequence ATGGCAGGATCCAAACAGCTGGTGTTTAACGAGGAAGCGAGGAAATCGCTCCTTGCCGGAGTCAACAAGGTAGCTGATACCGTCAAGATCACGCTCGGCCCCAAGGGACGCTATGTGGTGATCGATAAGGCAACAAGCCCGATTGTCACCAATGACGGCGTCACCATCGCAAAGGAGATTGCACTCCATGATAAGTTCGAGAACATGGGCGCGAAACTGGTAAAAGAGGTTGCCCAGAAGACGCAGGACAAGACCGGGGATGGCACGACCACGGCAACGCTCCTTGCCCAGTCCATGATTGTCGAAGGGCTCAAGAACATCACCTCGGGATCAAACCCCATTGAGGTTAAGAAGGGAATCGATGCGGCCGTCAACGCGTCCGTTGGCTACATCAAGACCACGAGCGTGCCGGTCAAGGACCGGGCCAAGATCGTGCAGGTTGCCACCATATCCGCCAATAATGATGAGGAGATAGGCACACTCATTTCGGAAGCCATGGAGAAAGTGGGCTACAATGGGCTCATCAGTGTTGAGGACGCAAAGAGCCTGGAGACGAGCCTCGATGTGGTAAAAGGCATGCAGTTCGACCGCGGGTTCATCTCACCCTACATGGTCACTGACAACGAGAAGATGGTCTGCGAGTACGAAGACTGCTCAATCCTGATCACCGACAAAAAAATCTCGTCTGTCAAGCAGATGATCCCGGTTCTTGAGATGGTTGCATCCGAAGGAAAGCCGCTCCTGATCATCGCCGATGACGTTGAGGGTGAGGCGCAGGCCGCACTCTTCTTAAACATCATCCGCGGCGCCCTTAAGGTCTGTGCAGTGAAAGCCCCGGGATACGGGGATGATCGCAAGGCAATTCTCGAAGACATCGCAATCCTCACCGGTGCAACGGTTATCTCCGAGGAGAAGGGCATGAAGATCGACGGCGTTACCAAACGCGAACTCGGCCAGGCCCACGTGATCCGGGTTGATAGCGAGAAGACGCTGATCGTTGGCGGGAGGGGAGAAAAGAAAGCAGTTGAAGATCGCATGACCCTCATCCAGTCCCAGATTAACATCGCGGACTCCGAGTACAAGAAAGAAGAACTCAAAAAGCGCCTTGGGAATCTCGGCGGCGGTGTTGCCGTGATCAAGGTTGGCGCGGTAACCGAGACGGAGTTAAAAGAAAAGAAGATGCGTATGGACGATGCGCTCAACGCCACTAAGGCCGCAGTCGAGGAAGGCGTTGTGGTTGGCGGCGGGATCACGCTCTTTAGGGCCATCGAATCTCTGGATACCCTGAAGTTCGAAGACGACCGCAGGGTCGGGGTTTCCATTGTGAAGCGTGCGCTCGAAGAGCCCATCCGGCAGATTGCAAAGAACTCCGGTATTGAGGGTGCCGAGGTGATTGCGAAGATCAGGGAGCACAAGAACAAGCACTACGGGTACAACGCGAAGACCGGGATCTACGAAGACCTCATGGAGAACGGTGTTATCGACCCGGCAAAAGTCGTGCGGATCGGCCTCCAGAACGCGGGTTCTATCGCCGGCCTGATCCTTTCAACCGAAGTCCTGATCACGGACTTCAATGATGAAAAAGATCAGAAGTCCGCAGCGATCATTATCTAA
- a CDS encoding RecQ family ATP-dependent DNA helicase, whose product MNTTPTSIARIAPGSPENPLTLLRKYWGYPAFRPHQEAIIASIIGHNDTLAIMATGSGKSLCYQLPAVYLGGLTIVISPLLALMKDQVDALNARGIPAAAWNSLLDSAGRSRIEAAMRDGRLRILFVSPEKCLQPGFLEFLQEFPVRLVAIDEAHCISEWGHDFRPEYRDLARLRKCFPSAPVIALTATAVPEVRKDISRQLGLVKPQSFVGSFCRENLEYRVIKKKNPLVQLADICCRHKNESGIVYCLSKKETEECAADLKKRGFTALAYHAGLSRPVREAVQDAFLKNTSRIVCATVAFGMGIDKPDVRFVVHYDLPKSVEGYYQETGRAGRDGKPAECVLLYSRGDAVRIRYMLDHDGAGEQASRIAQKKLRDMTGYCETIGCRRNFLLAYFGEQPARKNCGSCDACTGKVPGTEGKIRSRRSPKRSGSAAPVGVTIPRRTYPIPSV is encoded by the coding sequence GTGAACACGACCCCCACATCCATCGCACGTATCGCCCCCGGATCGCCGGAGAATCCCCTGACCCTGCTCAGGAAATACTGGGGTTATCCGGCATTCCGCCCGCACCAGGAAGCGATCATTGCCTCCATCATCGGGCACAACGATACGCTTGCGATCATGGCAACCGGCAGCGGGAAATCGCTCTGCTACCAGCTGCCGGCGGTGTATCTTGGCGGCCTTACGATCGTGATCTCGCCGCTTCTTGCGCTCATGAAAGACCAGGTGGATGCGCTCAATGCCCGGGGCATCCCGGCCGCCGCGTGGAACAGCCTGCTCGATTCGGCCGGGCGCAGTCGGATCGAGGCGGCGATGCGGGACGGAAGGCTCCGGATCCTCTTTGTCTCACCGGAGAAATGCCTGCAGCCGGGATTTCTCGAATTCCTGCAGGAGTTTCCGGTCCGGCTCGTTGCCATTGACGAGGCGCATTGCATATCGGAGTGGGGCCATGATTTCCGGCCCGAGTACCGCGACCTTGCCCGGCTGCGGAAATGCTTCCCGTCCGCACCCGTCATCGCGCTCACGGCCACGGCAGTTCCCGAAGTGCGAAAGGATATCAGCCGGCAGCTCGGCCTTGTAAAGCCCCAATCGTTCGTGGGCAGTTTCTGCCGGGAGAATCTGGAGTACCGGGTGATAAAGAAGAAGAACCCGTTAGTCCAGCTGGCAGACATCTGCTGCCGGCACAAAAACGAGTCCGGCATTGTGTACTGCTTAAGCAAGAAAGAGACCGAGGAGTGCGCAGCCGATCTCAAGAAGCGCGGCTTTACGGCGCTTGCGTACCATGCCGGCCTATCCCGTCCGGTCCGGGAGGCCGTGCAGGACGCGTTTCTCAAAAATACCTCCCGGATCGTCTGCGCCACAGTTGCATTCGGCATGGGCATTGACAAACCCGACGTGCGGTTTGTGGTCCATTACGATCTCCCCAAGTCTGTTGAGGGCTACTATCAGGAGACCGGGAGGGCCGGGCGGGATGGGAAGCCTGCTGAATGTGTCCTGCTCTACAGCCGGGGGGATGCAGTCCGGATCCGGTATATGCTTGACCATGACGGTGCGGGTGAACAGGCATCCCGGATAGCGCAAAAGAAACTCCGGGACATGACGGGATACTGCGAGACAATCGGCTGCCGGAGAAATTTCCTCCTCGCGTATTTTGGCGAACAGCCGGCCCGGAAAAACTGCGGGTCCTGCGATGCCTGCACCGGGAAAGTTCCCGGAACCGAAGGAAAGATCCGGTCCCGGCGTTCCCCAAAACGATCCGGGAGTGCCGCACCGGTTGGCGTCACGATCCCACGGCGCACTTACCCGATCCCGAGCGTTTAA